The stretch of DNA AACCCTCCcgattgttaagtcacattcaATGGGCACTGCACtgctacctagcaaccccagcacgtttggtcagctggttttatagCTGTATGCACTGTAtcatggctgctggaaaagtgttttgttattgacttaccatccagaaacaacttgctgcattcattttggttgtgcaggaagctctacttctgcttttcaaagatgcacgGTTGCATAATTGCAtctttttgcagccattttcacgtacgagtgtaaacattgagttggggggccTGGCAAGCAGCAGATtatctggatttaaagtgataagACACCCTACAGCAGCTCATTCTGTAAGAAAAtacagactaaaatctcattggagaatgattttgtgtaaaaaaaaaatataatcaacaTGCTTTGTACAGCACTAACCcattcaaggaagcataatatctttgaacttttattatatttcatgCTGAAATCACACAAAATCCAGAAATTACTTCTTTAATCCCTTAATATATTTATGAATCtaggatttgttttttattttgtcaaacctGCATTAATTTCTCTGTCAGTTTCATTTTAGAAAGCATTCTTCTTCACTGACGCAGGTATCCAATCCAAGTGCCCCGTGAAGGTTGCTATGGAGACATGGACGGGCAACCAGGAGTGAGGAACTATGGGACGATGGATCCAGATGATCTCTTTGATGTCTATTGCTACATAGAGCAAATTCACGGTACGAAttataataatgtaaaattagATGTGGTGTACAGAGAAACAGTTCAAATCAGATATTTAGATGAACTTTCTAAAAAGTACACAAAACTTTTTTCCCACTGTCTGGCAATATTAGgttatttttttgctgtcatACATTCATGTCAACATCTCATGAGTTATTAATATTGTAAGATGCAATCTTTTGACATACTATTGATACGAATTTCCTCACACTTCCAGAAGgtcttttcaaaatgtacatctaaatttaaaagtttagaGACTGTGGACAATTTCACTGCTGTTTCTGGATCTTCTGGGTCATAACACCATTCCTGACACCAAACCTGACATGAAGTCAGACTGAAAAGCAGACAGAAGAATAAAAGTCTCAAAATAAAGGATATTTTCTTAAGATAACTTTAGAATGACACCGGGAAAACAACAAGAGAGCATAAATTATCAAGACACATgagagaaacaacagaaaagaggTTGGGAAGCAGGTGGATCTGACAAGGAATAAGCAAAACGGACAGGCTTATCAATGTTTGGGGAGATGATTAGTGAAATCAGGACCAAAGTGGTTAGTAGCTAATAGAGTTATAGGATAAGTCTAATGAGCTAAGAAAAACAGATCAATGACCCACAAGGAAGACAGAGGTATAGGTCGAAAACAGAAGATTACCTTAAAATACACAGAACTAAgataaaacaaactcaaaatttaTGGCATCATgacactaatattttttttacttcaaaaatgtGTGCTCTTTGGTATTTTTCATAGATTTAACTAAGGAAATATGAACACAATGTTTTCTTGAGACACAAAAACACTcgatttttatgaaaatgtcgTCGATGTAACAAcaccagggtttcccccagtgtatcataagcctggcgggccaccaggctttacttgtgcccccaccagtctaagcattgcttatttatttaagtctttttaaaatgtttgcatagtTGGttttcaggtattaatcttccaatattTCAATCACGCatgattatcaagtgatattttcaaatttcctgtcaactttaaaaactttttaactgaaaaacacgacaggccgctggatgaatgactgccctgccacccaaccaccgggcttagcaagttttctatGGAAAACCTTGAACACAATAGAGGTTTAGGAGACTATTTAAGTCTGAATAATTCACATTTAAAGCTACGTTtaactaatgtaaaaaaaaacataatctgaaAATTACCATGTGCAATGggcatttgtaaaaaaacaacaaaaggcatAAAAATTGAAACTATGATCAATTGAGAGGTGACGAATCTCTTGATTTCTCTGACAAGTTTTTGCTGGATTTTATTCCTGATTTTAAGTAGTTGATTTGCAGATACTGTTACTTTGTTCTTGATAGTTTTTATAGATCAgaatcttcttcttctctccttcaCCAGTCTTATTGTTTTCAGCACACTATGCAAGTACAAGCCATGTTCTCAAAATGAAAAGCCTGAGGAAccttaaaaatgacaagaaataaaatctaaaacctCGATCTGTTCCGTACTAGTAATCAAAgccaatattttgtgtttttaggaaAAGTCTTTTATGACCCCGTCCCCCAGCAGTTGTCATTTGACGAAGCCCAGTCGTATTGCGGCGCTGCAGGAGCACAGCTGGCTACAACCGCACAGCTGTACTCGGCGTGGAGCGAAGGGCTGGACCGCTGCAGTCCAGGCTGGCTGTCTGACGGCAGTGTGCGCTACCCCATTGTAATCCCAAGAGAGCGATGTGGTGGCCCACAAGCAGGCGTCAAAACACTCTACCGCTTCAGCAACCAGACCGGTTTCCCAGAGCCGTCTGCCCTGCATGATGTCTATTGTTTCAAAGGTAGGCGTCTTTAAATACGCCGGACTATAAAGTGGTCCTTTAAAGTGTGACTAACCTCCCTTGAGCTGTTACTATCACGATTATGGAGACCGAAGACTGTTGTCAGTAGGTTTATTGACAAACAAAagagtgaaactgaaaaaaagacaatgtgaTAAAAATTATAAAGCTGTGCAGCATTGTACTGAATTTCTGccaaataaaagccaaaaacatCTATATGAACCTACACTGCTGATGCCATCTTGGACAACTTTGCAAATCGTGACTAATTTTTATAGCAAAACAACTAATTTTTCAGTCAAATAATGCATCTAGCATAAAAACAGTGttacaaaataattcatttagTACATACTGGCAATGCAACCTTAAATGAAAGATATATGCAGTAATTTCCTTCAACAGGGCATCATGAAGTGACTACTGACACCATTACTGTTTTGCTTGACTGCAAGGAAAGGTTTTGgtcctgattttaaaaaaagaaagattgcCAAGTTGCAATACCTGAAAAGTGATGGTGTATTACGACCAAtgtaaatagaaacaaaaaagacagaGTAAATATTATCAACCCATTTAGTAAGTTAATCAGAAAAAACACCCTTATTTTTGGGGGGagttagttacactttaatattcttgtttgttgttgcttttactCTGAAAGCAAACTTTTAATTGATGACCTGTCCTCAACAGGACACGGAGAAACTTCTACTGACTCTCCAGTGGATAATCTGATCACAGAAGCTAAAAACttacaacaaaatgttgttaTTCTAGAGGAACGAGAACAAGAAATTCATCTTAATCAACTGGAGAAGCAAGTGGAACGGGAAGCACAAAGCGAACTGGAATCTTTACCCCTGTTGCTCGACTCTTTTACTACAGAAGATCCACTCGATGGAAACCAAACGGTCACCTCAGATAGAGCAGAATCTTTCCCCACTACAACTTATGCTTTGGACTTCCTTAAACCACTAAATGAAAGCACAGAAATACGTTACGACTCCCAGCATCTTCCAGAGACAGCGGTCAGCACAATCAGCACAACGAAGACCTTTGATTCAACACAAAGCACAACGACTCCTCCTGGTGATTACAACGGGACAGACTTACACCAGAACCTGAGCTTCACCTTTCACACTTCGGAGTTTGAGATAAGCACATATGAACCGCAGATGGAGAACCAGACAGGATCAGACACAAACTCTACTGAGTATCTACAATCAACTGAACAGACAATCCAGTACCAAGAAATTCACGAGACCAGTGTGGACAAATCTCACACCAATTACAGCGAAACCAAGAACAACCGTACAGACGTAGATGTAGAGAAAGCGTTTTGGGAGGGAACGACTTTGGCGGCTGGTCCGTTGCTTCAGGTAAAGTTGGAAGATGCAACTACAGAGGATCCTGTACAGATGGACACGACTCAGACGACCCAAGACAAAAGAACTCCAGCCACACAAGAAACTCCAACTACTAAACTAACCATTGAGGCCTACTCAATATGGACTCCCAGTGATGGATCGGGAGATATTTCCCAAGGTAGAGAaactatttaataaaataagtgcATTATACAGGCCAATCACCTGAAAATGTGTCATTGTATAATTGATGATATGTTTAGAATCAGAGCATATTAGCTCTAAATGTTAatattcaatacattttataagCCACATTTAGAGAGTTTGATTAAGGCAGAGTTTTCAAGAGGTTGGTATTTTCTCTGTAAATTAAAGTCAAACACTACggatttcactgcaaaaacacaaaatctgatcaatgatttttggtttcttttctaAGGGAAATGTCTTTGTACAGACAAATCTAATCtacaagtaacttctcagcaagataACTCAATATTGCtttaataatgacaaaaaagtaCCAGTATCCccgacagattatttcacttataacaagacatttttcccattttacaAGTTGAATAAAATGCCAGTGAcaccagtactttttcatcaatattaagcaattatttacttaaaataattgttCCTATATCTCGCTGAagagttatttgtaagttagttttgtcttatttcaggtgtactaacTTAtgtgcattagaaactagaccaaaaatactttttgtgttttgcagtgttttaatagtgttaaaaattttaatttttttgttttttaatagaCAGGtacttgttgttttcttctttatgtcACACAGATTTTTTCAAACAAGTCTCCTCCAGtatctaaaacaaaaagttatattcagaattgatttttttttcaattgatttgtttatttatttattcattcacttcttgtttatttatttacaggaaactATGTAATTATTggtttacattttaagtttagccactttaaatatttttctgaacaaTATCCAACAAAGATCAAGTTGCTTAATTTAAAACTACACTCACACAAATTGTATTTGACTTTGGATTTTTGTGCCAGGTGTTAAGTTATAAGCTTTTTTGATATCAATATTAAGTGTTTTGTAGTGTCAGAATTTCTTTctgatatttttacatgacttgagttaaaaatcttcagtgtttttagtggtttgtgttaaaaaagattttattttgcaggaCTAAACTGCTTGAGTGAAATGTGCTTGAAATTTAGGTGCATTATTTAAGGTTAAATGAGAGCTAGAAAGCTAGGTGCAAAGTTGAAATAATGAGGATGTGTAAAtcaatttaaacttttacaaaaacaattttattgaaGACATTTATCCAGATTTCCACTGCTTTTGCTTTACAAACCTGATATTTAGATCAGATAATATGTTATCTCAGTAAACTCTTATCAGTTAAGCATTTTGTCAAACCTACAACccaaaatattttatgctttcTTTCAGAGAGAGAATTTGAAACGGAAGCAGCCACCTTCATGTCCTCGTCTCAATCCTCCGCTGCTGGATTCACCGCTAAACCGCTGggttctgcggtggctagcacCACACCTCAGAGGGAAACTCCTGATCCAACCTTCTCTTCTGTGTCACGCCATGTGGACAAATTGGATTTTGAAATCCACACCACGACACCAGACTTGTGGGAACTCACTATTTCTAGACAGGAAGGAAGTACAAGCCTAGACACAGAGGAGGTTGATGCAACTCCGGCTCCTAAACAGGTAGTTTCTGGAGTAAGTTTGCCTATGACTGAATCTCCAGAGGACTTCAATGTCTCTCATTCACTGTCTGAATTTGCAACGGAACAGTATCAGACATTAGGCAGCTCTTATGAAGAGGCAAGCGGATCTGAACTTGGAACAGTTACTTCCATCTTTCAGGAAGGCATTAAAGTTGCATCACCTTTTGAGAAAGCTTTTGTAGTTTCCCCAACCCATCGCAAAGAAGAGAACAAGTCGACTTCAACTGAAGAAGAAGCTAAATTTTTCTCAACTGCTGTGCCCATAaaagaagctaatgctagccAAAGCACTGAAGAAATTGCCCCAACACTTGTTCTTGAAGTAGGAACCAAAGTTACACCAACTGTTGTCCTAGTAGAAGAAGCTAAAGTTAGCCCCACATTGGGTCTTGAAGACAGTAAAGTTGTCCCAGCTCTAGTTGCTGAAGAAGAAGCTAAAGGAACCCCAACAACTGCTCTTGGAGAAGATGTTAACATAACCCCAACAGCTGCTCTTGAAGAAGACACTAAAATTGCATCAACCCCAGTTTTTGAAGGAGAAACTAAAGCTGATCCAAATGTTGCAGAAGAAGCTAAAGTTACAGCAACTCTGGTTTTTGAAAAAGAAGCTCATGTTGACCCAACTGTTGCTCTAGATGAAGAGACTAAAGTTAGCCCAACTTTGGTCCTTGAAGAAGTGAAAGTAGCTCCAGTTCTGGTTACTGAAGAAGACACTAATGTTGAATCAATGGTTGCAAAAGCTAAAGTTCACCCGACTTTGGTTCCTAAAAAAGAAGCTAATTTTGAGCCAACAGTTGCAGAAGAATCTAAAATTCGCCCAACTTTGGTTCCTAAAGAAGAAGCTATGGTTGACCCAACTTTTGTCCCAATAGAAGAATCTAAAGTTAGCCCGACATTGgttgctgaagaaaataaaattgtgccAGCTCTGGTTGTTGAAGAAGAAGCCAATGTTGACCCAACTGTTGCAGAAGAAGTTAAAGCTCACCCAACTTTGGTACCTGAACAAGAAGCTCATGTGGACCCAACTGTTGTCCCAGTAGAAGAAGTTAAAGTTATCCCAACTTTGGTtgttgaagaaaataaagtagCCCCAACAGCTGCTCTTGAAGAATACTCTAAAACTGGATCAACCCCTGCCGTCGAAGAAGAATCTAAAGTTGACCCAGAAATTATAGGAGAAACTTCAAGTCCCCCAACTCTGGGTCTTGAGGAAGAGGCTAATGTTGACCCAACTCCAGTCCTTGGAGTTGTCATTGATGAAGAATCCAGACTAACCCTAAACATTACTTTTGAAGAAGAAGCTAAAGTTGACTCAACTCTGGTTCTTGAAGAAGAAGCTAGTTTTACTCCAAGTGTTAAAAAAGGAGCTCAAGTTGATCCCACTTTGATTTATGAGGAAAGTAAATCTACCCAAATCCCTCTCCAGGAGGAAGAAGTCAATGTCCTAGAGTTAGAAAATTCAGAGGAAATTACTAATCTTTCTGGTGCCCCTGAAGAAGAATCCAAAGTAACCCCAACCTTTGTGACTGATGAACTTAAAGTTACTCCAATCCttaattttgaaaaggaaactgATGTTGCACCAACCTTTGAGGACTTTACAATCTTTCCTGTGAATACTCAAACATCTAAGTGGAGTCTGTTGACTACCACAACTGGACCTCAGGAGCATCTGAATAGTGTAAAGATCAGCCAGAAACCCCCCTTCATGTCAGTGTCAGAGCCCTCAATGAATACCAAGTCTATGTCTTCTGCCCCTACCATTTCTACCCCAACATATGTGCCCCAGCGCACCTGGAGCCCAAGAACCACAAGACCCCACACTTTCCATAAGACGACTGAAACCCAGAAGGTGAACCATTTCATGCCACCACTGGATCATGGTCTGATTGATCTTGACATTAGCCTCACCCAGCCACCCACCCTGCATAACTTGCCCAAAGAGAGGGCAGCTGTAGGTGGTACAGGGGCATTTTCAGGTAATGCTAAAACCACTCTAATCAACCTAACCGTCCTCTTCTTGCTCAGCACACTGATGCACTAAAATCCCAGGtttattttctgacaaactTCCTCCAtgttctgtaaaacaaaaatccccccaaaaaacaaaaccctctCCCTGTTTGTTTCACTCGCTGTCTCAACAGATCCTCACACCTTTCTGACTTCTAAACGCTTCACCCTGTTAAAACACTCCCTCACTCCTCACTGCTCTCCTGCTTCTCACACTGGGACAGTTGacattttgtcaacattttttcttctcttttttttttttttgcatgacaTTTTCCTACTCATCCAAAGACTGACTTCTGTGAAGTACAGATACGtttgaatgaatgttttagTGTTTCCCTTATAAGAATGGTGGCAAAAGCCCCTGAAATCAGAATGTGTTTTGCATAAATGTTGAAACtaaggctacattcacactgcaggctTTTGATATTCAATTCTtttataaaatcagattttttggtGTGTGGTCGTATATGCGACCTGTATGTGATCTCGAGCGTGAACTGCAAtc from Xiphophorus maculatus strain JP 163 A chromosome 13, X_maculatus-5.0-male, whole genome shotgun sequence encodes:
- the LOC102223617 gene encoding brevican core protein-like, producing MLLTPTRYVQILPVICAVCHLTLAFPIQTPSAQDDVRQLKLDIPHSGPILVPLGSSISIPCFVSLSSSSSPSVVPRVKWTVVSGGIETQILVARSSRVKINEAYRDRVALLNYTSSPEDVSLWLGDLRHSDSGHYRCEVQQGLEDASKVVQVKVKGVVFHYRDALGRYSFSFQQAQRACEGIGALVATPDQLLAAYFDGYEQCDAGWLADQSVRYPIQVPREGCYGDMDGQPGVRNYGTMDPDDLFDVYCYIEQIHGKVFYDPVPQQLSFDEAQSYCGAAGAQLATTAQLYSAWSEGLDRCSPGWLSDGSVRYPIVIPRERCGGPQAGVKTLYRFSNQTGFPEPSALHDVYCFKGHGETSTDSPVDNLITEAKNLQQNVVILEEREQEIHLNQLEKQVEREAQSELESLPLLLDSFTTEDPLDGNQTVTSDRAESFPTTTYALDFLKPLNESTEIRYDSQHLPETAVSTISTTKTFDSTQSTTTPPGDYNGTDLHQNLSFTFHTSEFEISTYEPQMENQTGSDTNSTEYLQSTEQTIQYQEIHETSVDKSHTNYSETKNNRTDVDVEKAFWEGTTLAAGPLLQVKLEDATTEDPVQMDTTQTTQDKRTPATQETPTTKLTIEAYSIWTPSDGSGDISQEREFETEAATFMSSSQSSAAGFTAKPLGSAVASTTPQRETPDPTFSSVSRHVDKLDFEIHTTTPDLWELTISRQEGSTSLDTEEVDATPAPKQVVSGVSLPMTESPEDFNVSHSLSEFATEQYQTLGSSYEEASGSELGTVTSIFQEGIKVASPFEKAFVVSPTHRKEENKSTSTEEEAKFFSTAVPIKEANASQSTEEIAPTLVLEVGTKVTPTVVLVEEAKVSPTLGLEDSKVVPALVAEEEAKGTPTTALGEDVNITPTAALEEDTKIASTPVFEGETKADPNVAEEAKVTATLVFEKEAHVDPTVALDEETKVSPTLVLEEVKVAPVLVTEEDTNVESMVAKAKVHPTLVPKKEANFEPTVAEESKIRPTLVPKEEAMVDPTFVPIEESKVSPTLVAEENKIVPALVVEEEANVDPTVAEEVKAHPTLVPEQEAHVDPTVVPVEEVKVIPTLVVEENKVAPTAALEEYSKTGSTPAVEEESKVDPEIIGETSSPPTLGLEEEANVDPTPVLGVVIDEESRLTLNITFEEEAKVDSTLVLEEEASFTPSVKKGAQVDPTLIYEESKSTQIPLQEEEVNVLELENSEEITNLSGAPEEESKVTPTFVTDELKVTPILNFEKETDVAPTFEDFTIFPVNTQTSKWSLLTTTTGPQEHLNSVKISQKPPFMSVSEPSMNTKSMSSAPTISTPTYVPQRTWSPRTTRPHTFHKTTETQKVNHFMPPLDHGLIDLDISLTQPPTLHNLPKERAAVGGTGAFSDACLDDPCLNGGTCTERDGRIKCLCLPTYGGRFCQSDLERCEPGWDKFHGFCYRHFSQRQSWEVAERHCRTQGAHLVSIMTPEEQDYINSNYKEYQWTGLNDKTVEDDFRWSDGNPLLYENWYRGQPDSYFLSGEDCVVMVWHDSGRWSDVPCNYHLAYTCKKGTSSCGPPPKVRNASIFGKTRVRYETNAVVRYRCSEGFQQRRNPVVRCLSGGRWERPHILCIPEGGEIMQHLGMLSQTDSNFSAAETEFEATKETPQYWDIKF